The stretch of DNA AGACGGTAGGTCAGCCTCTACCTACGCCTACACTGCCTGTCCTCAAAGAAAGCTCTATAAGGCTGTCAGAGGCGCTCACCCGCTACGTTCAATCCATCTCTATGTCAGGCAGGTCCGAATACGTGCTGCGGCGGCATGCAGTCGACTACAGCCGCGCCGTCAACCGGTTCATCTCAGACATGGGGGACAGATCCGTTACGGCGATTCAGCCCTCAGATATCCATGCGTTCGCTGCCAACCTGATTCAGCCAAGTGACGACAAGGTTAAGCCTCTCGCTACCTCATCAACTCGCCTGCTGCTAGCACGGCTGTCATCAGTAATGGCCTTCGCAGTAGATTCAGGTCTGCTTGAAACAAATCCGGTAACAGCATCCCGCATTCATAAGCGCTTGGGGTCAGGCAAACCGAAGCGCCGCCTGGATGATAACCGAGGGTATAGCTGGAGCGAGCTGGTCAATCTGTTCAGCCACGCTGAGTTCCAGCAGCTTAGAGCTGCCGAAGGTCGGCCGGGGAACGCGGTGTTCTGGATACCGTTGATGGCCGCATACACTGGTGCCCGGCGCGAAGAGCTGGCCCAACTCTATATTGAGGATGTCCACCAGCATGAAGGTGGCTCGTGGTTCATTCGGATCATTGACGACCGACCTGACAAGTCAGTTAAGACCGACAGCAGCCGCAGGGAGATCCCAGTTCATCCTGACCTGATCGCCCTAGGCTTACTGACTCTCGTAGAAGGTCGCTTGCCAGGAACAAGGATCTTCCCTCAATTAGTGAAGGTAAGCGACGGCTTTGCAGGGATTGTCTCCAAGTCATGGCGTCCAATCACTCAGCGATGCGGTGTTTACCGGGCAGGCCGTAATCCACTGCATGCTTTCCGTCACAGCTTCAAAACCCTTGCAAGGGAGCACGGGATA from Pseudomonas putida encodes:
- a CDS encoding site-specific integrase, yielding MALIAQPFRHPDSGIYYLRRRVPDDLRQIIGKTEIRRSLNTRHHHQAKAAFALAYAESERLFNDARQGLHVEPCKPKTVGQPLPTPTLPVLKESSIRLSEALTRYVQSISMSGRSEYVLRRHAVDYSRAVNRFISDMGDRSVTAIQPSDIHAFAANLIQPSDDKVKPLATSSTRLLLARLSSVMAFAVDSGLLETNPVTASRIHKRLGSGKPKRRLDDNRGYSWSELVNLFSHAEFQQLRAAEGRPGNAVFWIPLMAAYTGARREELAQLYIEDVHQHEGGSWFIRIIDDRPDKSVKTDSSRREIPVHPDLIALGLLTLVEGRLPGTRIFPQLVKVSDGFAGIVSKSWRPITQRCGVYRAGRNPLHAFRHSFKTLAREHGIPKEVSDWITGHASGHIGDSYGINPLSRMAVEIQKLPSLAKAAGLLPDK